One region of Olleya sp. Hel_I_94 genomic DNA includes:
- a CDS encoding DUF3127 domain-containing protein: MDEINKYENQESISEYSKHLNDSNPICEYNAFSFKSVCNMKTIELWLERYRGFYDDVVTILEDKRYASKLNSIEVLMKKDFEVLYGKLDILLRLYKKEAYFRQQLDNYNGVKDSVLKLENWFSYQVENKNEYQLFSSVFYDSRELTHYRLELDELTLNPEDFKYTLKYMGIIEEAKAIHFEGKIKSIDDLEVYKKTENTRAYTRRKIVLLIDDFCCSELQVVFTDGRVKHLDNLSVGQFVKVFARLTGGELQNSEGTKEYKHHLYGWHVEKLDAKPKVKKNTKEMDLYYKYILPLPF; the protein is encoded by the coding sequence ATGGATGAAATTAACAAATATGAAAACCAAGAAAGCATTTCAGAATATAGCAAACATCTAAATGATTCCAATCCGATTTGTGAATACAATGCATTCAGCTTTAAAAGTGTTTGCAATATGAAGACTATCGAGCTATGGTTAGAAAGGTACAGAGGTTTCTATGATGATGTGGTTACAATACTAGAAGATAAAAGATATGCTTCTAAACTGAATTCGATAGAGGTATTAATGAAAAAGGATTTTGAGGTCTTATATGGTAAGTTAGATATTTTATTAAGGCTGTATAAAAAGGAAGCTTACTTTAGGCAACAATTAGATAATTATAACGGAGTTAAAGACAGTGTGTTGAAACTTGAAAATTGGTTTTCATATCAAGTAGAAAACAAAAATGAATATCAATTATTTTCTTCTGTATTTTATGATAGTAGGGAGCTTACCCATTATCGTTTAGAATTAGATGAACTAACATTAAACCCTGAAGATTTTAAGTACACACTTAAATACATGGGTATTATAGAAGAAGCTAAAGCTATCCACTTTGAAGGAAAAATCAAATCAATAGATGATTTAGAAGTTTATAAAAAAACTGAAAATACAAGAGCATACACAAGACGTAAAATAGTACTGTTAATTGATGATTTCTGCTGTAGTGAACTTCAAGTGGTTTTTACAGATGGAAGGGTAAAACACTTAGATAATTTAAGTGTAGGTCAGTTTGTAAAAGTATTTGCAAGACTCACAGGAGGAGAGCTGCAAAATTCAGAAGGCACTAAAGAGTATAAACATCATTTATATGGTTGGCATGTAGAGAAATTAGATGCTAAACCAAAAGTTAAGAAAAACACAAAGGAGATGGATTTGTATTATAAATACATTTTACCATTACCATTTTAA
- a CDS encoding helix-turn-helix domain-containing protein, translated as MDDKDQLQIAIGKRVKMLREEQGIAQQDLAAKCNIEKSNFSRLEAGGTNPTLYTLKRIADNLGITLCDIVNLEDKK; from the coding sequence ATGGACGATAAAGACCAACTTCAAATAGCAATTGGAAAGCGAGTTAAAATGTTAAGAGAAGAGCAAGGTATTGCTCAACAAGACCTTGCTGCCAAATGTAATATTGAAAAATCTAACTTTAGTCGTTTAGAAGCTGGTGGAACCAACCCTACTTTATACACCTTAAAAAGGATTGCTGATAATTTAGGTATCACTTTATGTGATATTGTAAACCTTGAAGATAAAAAGTAA
- a CDS encoding RadC family protein, whose product MKISEISVSYSNNNGDRLKISNSKQSYNIIRACWSDSTIELQEEFKVLMMNRSNQILGVYPLSKGGVSATVVDAKLVFSVALKCNASNIIIAHNHPSGNLQPSEADKNLTQKLKQAGQYLDIVLLDHLIVTKDDFYSFSDNGLIK is encoded by the coding sequence ATGAAAATTTCCGAAATAAGTGTATCATACTCAAACAATAATGGGGATAGACTAAAAATAAGTAATAGTAAACAGTCTTATAATATTATAAGAGCTTGTTGGAGTGATTCTACAATAGAATTACAAGAAGAGTTTAAGGTACTAATGATGAATAGGAGTAATCAAATATTAGGTGTTTATCCGCTTTCTAAAGGAGGTGTTTCTGCTACTGTGGTAGATGCAAAATTAGTGTTTAGCGTTGCTCTTAAGTGTAATGCTTCAAACATTATAATAGCACATAATCATCCTTCAGGAAACCTTCAGCCAAGTGAAGCAGATAAGAATTTAACACAAAAGCTAAAACAAGCAGGACAGTATCTAGATATAGTGCTGTTAGACCACTTAATAGTAACTAAAGATGATTTTTATAGTTTTAGTGATAATGGATTGATAAAATAG
- a CDS encoding helix-turn-helix domain-containing protein, whose protein sequence is MILSELLKSKRESKNLLMREVASMINTDTALISKIEKGDRKPTREQIGKLAIALDIEHSKLLKLWLSEKVYEDVKGEDLAIDAIKIALKRIKTEEKN, encoded by the coding sequence ATGATACTCTCAGAATTACTAAAATCCAAAAGGGAATCTAAAAACCTATTAATGCGAGAAGTAGCTTCTATGATAAATACAGACACTGCTTTAATAAGTAAAATTGAAAAAGGAGATAGAAAACCTACTAGAGAGCAAATAGGTAAATTAGCTATTGCTTTAGATATAGAACATAGTAAGCTTTTAAAGTTATGGCTGAGCGAGAAAGTATATGAAGATGTAAAAGGAGAAGATTTAGCTATAGACGCCATTAAAATAGCCTTAAAAAGAATTAAAACAGAAGAAAAGAACTAA
- a CDS encoding site-specific DNA-methyltransferase yields the protein MPTLNWIGKEKVINHHQDVPYKTLEPQYTFTNGKESKDATSENKIIHGDNLEALKSLLPEYESKIDCIYIDPPYNTGNEEWKYNDNVSHPRFKKWLGEIVGKEGEDLSRHDKWLCMMYPRLRLISKLLSKDGALVISIGYHEIANLTILCKEIFATRQIITITIQTSGGKPSKGFNYQHEYLIYIVPKDFNPNNLKHSGGKSRSPFEGLTLATFDKIQRPNQTYPIFVNLKDGKLHSTGKSLQERIDTGEYTKDKKSFIYNYNEAPEGTCAIWPVTSKGKNCVWRLISSRLQSDWKKGYIKISPNRSNTAKNKFSIQYLPSGVIKKINSKILEVTGTENNSPTLAFGDNKTEGSQIPTLWLEKDFYTVKGTNLLKDIFKEKMFDYPKSHELIEEIIRSISHPNSIVLDSFAGSGTTAHAVLNLNKEDGGNRKFILVEMEDYANTITAERVKRVINGYGEGSKAIEGTTGDFTYYELGEPLFLDNGFLNEDIALDKILEYVWYSEAKTPFTKPKEDYLLGAKNDTAYYFYYQKDSITTLDESFLRSIKTKASQYIIYADNCLLDQSIMDKYNIVFKKIPRDITRF from the coding sequence ATGCCAACATTAAACTGGATAGGAAAAGAAAAAGTAATCAACCATCACCAAGATGTACCCTATAAAACATTAGAGCCTCAATACACCTTTACTAATGGTAAAGAGAGTAAAGATGCTACTTCAGAAAACAAAATTATACATGGGGATAACCTGGAAGCCTTAAAAAGTTTATTGCCAGAATATGAAAGTAAAATTGATTGTATTTATATTGACCCACCTTATAATACTGGTAATGAAGAATGGAAGTATAATGATAATGTAAGCCACCCTAGATTTAAAAAATGGTTAGGTGAGATTGTAGGTAAGGAAGGAGAAGATTTATCGAGACACGACAAATGGTTATGCATGATGTACCCTAGACTTAGATTGATAAGTAAATTATTATCTAAAGATGGTGCACTAGTAATAAGTATTGGCTACCATGAAATAGCTAATTTGACAATTCTTTGTAAAGAAATTTTTGCCACTAGACAAATTATTACTATTACAATACAAACTTCTGGAGGAAAACCATCTAAAGGCTTTAATTATCAACATGAATATTTAATTTATATAGTTCCAAAAGATTTTAATCCGAACAACCTAAAACATTCTGGAGGGAAGTCTAGAAGCCCATTTGAAGGACTAACTTTAGCTACATTTGATAAAATCCAAAGACCTAATCAAACTTACCCAATTTTTGTTAACCTTAAGGATGGTAAATTACATTCTACCGGAAAATCTCTACAGGAAAGAATAGATACAGGAGAGTATACAAAAGATAAGAAGTCTTTTATATATAATTATAATGAAGCACCTGAAGGTACTTGTGCTATATGGCCAGTAACAAGTAAAGGAAAAAATTGTGTATGGAGATTAATATCATCAAGACTTCAATCAGATTGGAAAAAAGGGTATATAAAAATAAGTCCGAATCGTTCTAATACGGCTAAAAATAAATTTAGTATTCAATATTTGCCAAGTGGAGTTATAAAAAAAATTAATTCAAAAATATTAGAAGTCACAGGAACTGAAAACAATTCTCCGACATTAGCATTTGGTGATAATAAAACTGAAGGAAGTCAAATCCCAACACTATGGTTAGAAAAGGATTTCTATACTGTTAAAGGAACCAATTTACTTAAAGATATTTTTAAAGAAAAAATGTTTGATTATCCAAAATCACATGAATTAATTGAGGAAATAATAAGGTCAATCTCACATCCCAATTCCATTGTTCTAGATTCCTTTGCAGGTTCAGGTACAACTGCTCACGCAGTTCTAAACCTTAATAAAGAAGATGGTGGTAATAGAAAATTCATTTTAGTAGAAATGGAAGATTATGCTAATACCATTACCGCAGAGCGTGTAAAAAGAGTAATTAATGGTTATGGAGAAGGCTCTAAAGCTATTGAAGGTACTACTGGAGATTTTACATACTATGAGCTAGGAGAACCTTTATTTTTAGATAATGGTTTTTTAAATGAAGACATTGCCTTAGATAAAATACTAGAGTATGTTTGGTATAGTGAAGCCAAAACACCTTTTACTAAACCTAAAGAAGATTATCTATTAGGTGCTAAAAATGATACTGCTTATTATTTCTATTACCAAAAAGACAGTATAACTACTTTAGATGAAAGCTTTTTAAGGTCTATAAAAACTAAAGCTAGTCAGTATATTATTTATGCAGATAATTGTTTGCTAGACCAAAGCATAATGGACAAGTATAACATTGTATTTAAAAAGATACCAAGGGATATAACTAGATTTTAA